AAGAACTGGGTGTAGAAGTACTTCTGATCACCAATGCTTCGGGCGGTTTGAACCCTGATTTCGAGGTGGGGAGAGTCATGCTGATAAAAGACATCATCAACTTCATGGGCGACAATCCTCTTATAGGTCAAAATGTCGATGAATGGGGTCCACGCTTCCCGGACATGAGCGATGCGATAGACAAAGATCTGTTGGACAAGGCGCTTATTTCTGCCAAAGAGCTTGGTATAGGCGTCTATGAAGGAGTTTATGTAGGTGTGGCAGGTCCGAATTTTGAGACTCCTGCGGAACTCAGAATGCTGAGACGATTCGGTGCGGATTCTGTCGGCATGTCGACCGTACCGGAAGTTATAGTTGCGCGTCACGCAGGTATCAGGGTGCTCGGCCTTTCTGCGATATCGGACAGAGCCGTTCCGGACGATTTGAAGCCTCTTACAGCCGAGGAGGTCCTTGAAATGGCTAAGAGGGCTGGAAGCGACCTGAGTAAGCTGATATTGAAGACTTTGGAAAAAATATAGGGAGAGACAATCTCTCTCCCCTCTGGTGGGTGCGGTAGGGATTGAACCTACGGCCTCTTCCTCGTCAAGGAAGCGCTCTTCCACTGAGCTACGCACCCGAACAAGATTGATTCTACCATCGTCTTAAGAGCGTTGTCAATACAATTAAGTCGCGAAGTTGATTTGGATTACGAAATAATACGTGCAAGTTAACGGCATTTTGAATTTATAGGCTCCATAGATTATAATTGTACTATCACACTCATCTCTATTTCGAAAGGGGGCAACATTAGTGAAAAAGATTTTGCTGGTAACACTTACTATGCTTTTCTTAGCGTTTACTGCGTTTGCAAGCGACCCAGAAACATTTGTTACCCTAACCATCAGCGAGCCAGAGACACTAGATCCCCTGCAGTCTTATGACACTGCAAGTGGTGAGGCAATTCAGAACCTCTATGACAACTTGATTCAGTACGATGGACAGTCCATGAGCGAGTTCCTCCCTATGATCTCCACAGAAGTACCATCGGTGGAAAATGGACTTCTCTCTGCGGATGGAAGAGTCTATACTTTTCCGATAAGGGAAGGTGTCAAGTTCCATACCGGAAACACACTTACTCCGGAAGATGTTGAGTACTCCTTCGAAAGATACATCCTTGGAGATCCATCGGGTGGGCCTCACTGGATGATTATCGAAGCTTTTACCGGTGCCAATTTCGCAAGTATTGAAGACTTGTTCGAAGATTACGCTGGGATGCCCTATTCGGAGGCTGTGGATGTTGACAGGAACCCGACGTCCGAAGAAGCTAAGGCAAAACTGATCTCTTTCTATGAGGAAGTCGTAGATCCTCTAGTGGAGGTTGTAGACAATACTGTGGTCTTCACTCTTGAAAGCGCATTTGCTCCATTCATGAATATCATCTCGCACTTCGGCTCTTGGTCCGCTATTGTGGATTCGAAAACAGTCAAGGAACTCGGTGGCTGGGACGGAAATGCAGATGGCTGGTGGAAATGGCATGATCTTGAGGTTGAGGAATGTGTGTTGCATAACTTCGATGCGGGATCAGGCCCATTCAAGCTTGTTGAATGGGACAGGGCACAGCAGAAGGTAATACTTGAAAGATTTGACGATTACTGGGCAGGCCCCGCAAAGCTGAAGACAGTCGTTATTTGGGGTGTTGATGAATTCTCCACAAGGAAGGCAATCTTTGAAGCCGGTGACGCAGACATTGTGTATTTTCCTGCACAGTATCTTGATCAAGCCAGAGCACTTGAGGCTCAGGGTAAAGCGATAGTCACTCTAGGTTATCCTCAGGCAACCATTACTTCGCTCCACTTCAACTGGCTTGTGGTTGAAGGCAGCGAATATGTTGGCAGTGGGAAGCTTGATGGGAAAGGCATTCCGAGAGATTTCTTCTCCGATATTCATGTGAGAAGGGCCTTCACACATGCCTTCGATGCGGTTACATTTATCGAAGAAGTAGCAATGGGTCAGGGAAGACTTGTTCCCACAGACCTCCCCGAAGGATTCCTCGGTTTCGATGAGACCCTACCCCTTACCGAATTCAATCTAGCGAAGGCAGCTGCAGAATTCAAGCTTGCCTGGGGCGGAGAAGTCTGGGAAAAAGGCTTCACGATGCAGCTGATGTACAACACTGGTAATGAAGCCAGGCAGACTGCTTGTGAAATGCTTGCCTACTTCGTAAACTCGCTGAATCCGAAGTTCAAAATAACGACACTAGGCGTTCAGTGGCCGACGTACCTCAGCACTTATCAGAACGGATTGCTTCCTGCATTTGTAATAGGTTGGCAGGCGGATTATCCCGATCCCCATAACTTCATTGCTACCTACTACGCAAGCAATGGCGTTTATGGCAAACCTCAGGGAGAGCTTTATCAGGAATGGGCAAGAGAAAATGTTGATGAGTTGATCAGTGCTGCAATCAAGTCAACTGACCTTAAAGAACGAGAGGAACTCTACAAAGAAATCCAGAGAAGAGTCATTGACGCAGTTGTTGGATTGCCTATTTATCAGCCTACAGGTATCAACGTAAGAGCACCATGGGTTGAGGGTTGGTATCCGATGCCCGTCAGATCCAATTACTACTACTATCATCTTTCCAAGAGCAACTAAATGAACAGTTAGCTTTTGAGAGCCGGGAGTTTGCCGCCCGGCTCTTTTTTTGAGAAGAAATTTGGACTATAATTGGAAATGCAATCTCTTTTGGTAAGAGGGGTGATACTCAGGTGACTGCTTTCATAATCAGACGGCTCCTACTTATGCCGCTTATACTGATAGGCGTGACTTTGTTAATTTTCTCAATGATCTGGGCGCTGGGACCTGACAGACTTCTAGCTTCGTACATAAAGAGTCCTGAAGCACTTAAGACTCCGGATGCAGCGGAGAGACTCATCAGAAAGTATGGTTTGGATGAACCGATGCCTGTCCAGTATATCAAATGGCTTGGTAACATTCTGCAGGGCGATTTCGGTTATTCGATGGTGGGTAAGAAGGGCGTACTTCCAGCCATGCTTGAGCGTTTCCCGCATACTTTGGAGTTGACTATTTATGCGATTATTCCAGTAATATTGGTGGCAATATGGTTGGGAGTGATCTCTGCGGTTCATCAAAACAAGTTCATTGACCAGTTCATTAGGGTAGTTGCTCTAATAGGTTGGTCACTTCCCGATTTTGTCTTTGGACTCTTGCTGCTTATGCTTTTTTACTCAGTTCTGGGGTGGTTCCCGCCAGGAATGGCCAGCACTCAGTTTGATCTTGTGATGCGAGGCGCGGATTGGAAGACAATTACTTCAATGACTACGTTTGACGCGTTGTTGAATGGAAGATTCGATATATTTGTTGATGCGTTGCGTCACATCTTTCTCCCTGTGCTGACTCTAGCGTATTTGTGGTGGGCGTATCTTCTAAGAATTACGAGATCAAGTATGCTCGAAGTTCTCAGAAAAGACTACATAAGGACCGCAAGAGCAAAGGGAGTATCTGAAAAAGTGGTAATCAAGAAGCACGCAAGGAAGAATGCGTTAATTCCTGTCATAACAGTTTCCGGGGCTTCGATAATAGGGCTTCTTGGCGGTACTGTATTCGTTGAAACAATCTTCTCACGAGTCGGAATGGGTAGGTTCCTTGCCGATGCTGCGAGCCTTTTGGATTACTGGTCAATAATTGGCGGAGCTCTGTTCTTCTCATTTATTATGGTTGTTGGCAATCTGGTTGTTGATATCTCTTACGCCCTTGTTGACCCGAGAATAAGGCTAGAGTGAGGGGGAAGCTATTGATGCCTGCAAAGAGAAAGAGTGAATTCAGAAAGATAATGAAGAAATATTGGACAAACGGAACGGCAGTTCTTGGTACTTGTCTGCTGATCTTCTTCATAATCATAGCGATCTTTGCCCCTCAGATTGCTGGTGTTAATGAAATGGGTGACAATTACCAGATTCCAAGAGTTTCGTGGTCGTCGAAACCGATAGCTCCTTCAGCCGAACACCCGTTTGGGGTTATCGGTGGGAGAGATGTTTTCTATGGTGTTGTCTGGGGAACTAGAACTGCATTTAGACTGGGTCTAATCATAACAGGCTTTGCATCTTTGATTGGAGTCATTGTGGGATCTATAGCCGCATACTTTGGTGGTTGGGTCGATGAAATCCTCATGAGGATAACGGATATATTCTTGTCGATTCCCTTCCTGGTTGCTGCAATGGTTATGACAACGATTCTGGGCAAGGGTCTAGACAAAGTTATAATTGCTTTGATAATCTTCGGTTGGATGAGCACAGCGCGTCTTATTAGGGGAAATATCCTTCAAGCGAGAGAAGAGCAATATGTGCTCGCAGCAAAAGCTCTCGGACAGAAGGATTGGAAGATTATTATCAAGCATATCCTTCCAAACACGATCTTTCCGGTTGTCGTTCAGATGTCAATGAGAATAGGTTCTTATGTTATTACTGCAGCAGGATTGAGCTTCCTAGGGGTTGGGGCAGAACCTGGTTATGCTGACTGGGGAACGATACTTTCCTATTCAAGGAACTGGATGACGATGCTTGACCAGTCATGGTTTGCAATTGTCTTCCCCGGTACTGCCATGGTGCTCTTCGTTCTTGCATGGAACCTTGTCGGAGATGCCTTGAGGGATATCTTCGACCCGAGAATGAGAAGCTAAGGAGGTTTGAGTCATGGTTAAGAAGAAAGCACTGTTGCAGGTTGAAGATTTGAGAACCTATTTTCACACAGAGGATGGAATCGTGAAAGCCGTCGATGGAGTGACGTTCGAGGTCTTTCCAGGAGAGACGCTTGGAATCGTCGGTGAATCTGGCTGCGGAAAGAGTGTCACCTCTCTTTCGATAATGAGACTTCTTGACGAGAAGGGGGAAATTGCAGGCGGTAAGATAATCTTCGACGACCAAGATGTAATGGCGATTCCGGAATCCAAGATGATGAAGATCAGGGGAAACGATATGGCTATGATTTTTCAGGAACCCATGACGGCTCTGAATCCAGTTTTTACGATAGGATTCCAGATAATGGAAGCTATCTTGCTTCATCAGGATGTTGACGAAAAGAAGGCCCGGAAAATGGCAATAGATATGCTTAAGAAGGTTGGAATTCCCGAACCTGAAAAGCGGATCGATGAATATCCCCACGAACTCTCTGGAGGGATGCGCCAAAGAGCTATGATAGCGATGTCTCTCTCCTGTAATCCCAAACTGCTTTTCGCAGATGAGCCCACGACTGCTCTTGACGTGACTATTCAGGCGCAGATACTTGAGCTCATGAAGTCTCTTCAGGATCAGTATGGTATGGCTCTAGTAATGATTACTCATGACCTGGGAGTCATTGCCGAGATGGCCCAGAGAGTCGTAGTGATGTACGCCGGAAAGGTTGTTGAATATGCCGACGTTCATACCCTATTCAAAAATCCAAGGCATCCATACACCTGGGGGCTAATGAATGCGATTCCCAAGCTGGATGAAGATAAAGAGGTTCTCTATAACATTCCCGGTGTCGTTCCTGACCCTCTTGATTTCCCAGACGGATGCAGGTTCAATACGAGATGCCCTCTCGCTACCGATAAGTGCCGAAAGGAAGAGCCGCCACTGGTAGAGATAGAAAACGAACACACTGCTGCCTGCTGGCATATCGATAAGCTCATTGAAACTATCAAGGTATCTAGGGCAGGTGAGACTGCATGAGTAAATCCAGCGAAAGCAAACTGCTTCTCAGATCAGACAGACTAATAAAATATTTCCCAGTAAAAGCAGGAGTCTTCAGAAGAGTTGTTGATCAGGTGAAGGCCGTGGATGACGTCAGTTTCAATGTATATGAGAAGGAGACACTTGGGCTAGTCGGAGAGTCAGGTTGTGGAAAGACAACTGCTGGGATGACTGTTCTAAGATTATATGAGCCGACTTCGGGAAGAATAATCGTTGGAGACGAAGATACGACGCATTTCTTCATGCCGGCTTTGAAGGCAAGAAAGTACCTGAAAAGTACGTATATTGATAAATTCGTCGATTTGAAAGCAAAGGCAGGGACTGTTGAGGGCGCCCTTAACTCTATTGAAGATGAGTTCGATAAGAGTATGGCTGAGAAGTATTTCAAAGAGTTCAATGAAGACAGGAGTGAGTTCATCAAGAGTCTTCTGGGAAATAGAGAAGAGAAGAGGAAGGCTTTTAGAAGAGATGCTCAGATTATCTTCCAGGATCCCTTTTCTTCGCTTAATCCAAGAATGAGGGTTAAGAACATAATCGGCGAGGGAGCAAGAATTCATGGTCTTGCAACCGGCCGTGACGTTCTGGACAAAGTCGCCGATATTATGACAAAAGTCGGTCTGTCAAAGGATCATATGTCGAGGTTCCCTCATGAGTTCAGCGGCGGGCAGCGACAGAGGATAGGAGTTGCCAGAGCGCTAATTCTGAATCCAAGGCTTATTGTATGCGACGAGGCCGTCTCCGCGCTTGACGTTTCGATCCAAGCCCAGATTCTAAATCTTCTAAGTGATCTTCAAAAGGAGTTCGGACTTACATACCTGTTTATTGCACACGATCTTGGTGTCGTGAAGCATGTCAGTAAGCGCGTTGCAGTAATGTATCTTGGAAAGATCGCCGAGCTATCAGACAAGAAGAAATTATTCGATAACCCTCTCCATCCGTACACGGTCTCTTTGATGTCTGCAATTCCCGAGGCTAACCCTGAAAAGAAGAAACAAAGAATACTTCTCGAAGGGGACGTTCCCAGCCCAATAAACCCACCCTCTGGCTGTAGATTCCATCCGAGATGTCCGATAGCGAAGGACGTTTGCTCAAAGGAAGAACCCAAGCTTCAGGACGTAGGTGGAGGGCATTTCGTGTCCTGTTTCTTCCCCGGAGAACTGAAGAGAGGTTTATGATCTATACCATTCCGCCGATGCCGTTGATGATTATCTGGATATCGGCGGGATGTTTCTTCTGAATCTTCTCTAGGAAACCATAGCTTCCATCTATTGGCATCTTCACCACTAATTTCATTCTATAAGAGTTCTTAAGCTTGGAGAGAAGAGGGGCTAGGGGCCCGAAGACTTCTAGAGAGCTGACTCCTGACTCTTGTATCTCCTTTAAAACCCTTTCTGCCAGTTCTCCGCTTTCATCCTCTGAACTTCCATAACAGATAATCTCGGCGATTCTACTGAACGGCGGGTTGTTCAGTTTCTTGCGAAGGTTGATTTCGCCTTCATAGAAGGACTCGTAGTCTCTTTCACAGGCTGCTCTCATAATTCTGTTGTTTGGATTGAAAGTTTGAATGAACGCTTTTCCTACACTTGCCCGGCCTGAGCGCCCACTAACCTGAGCGATATGCTGAAAGGCGGTCTCGGAACTGTCGTAACTGGGGAAGCTCATCAGTCTGTCCGCATCGACGATAAGAACCATCTCAACATCCGGAAAGTCAAGGCCCTTCGTAATCATCTTTGTTCCAACAATTACCTGGCAGTTTTTTCTGGAGATCTCTAGCAAGGCCTTTTCATAAGCAATCGGGTTGTCGATCGTCTCTCTATCCATCCTCATGATTTTCGTGGACGGAAAGAACTTTTGAAGATCGTGTTCCACTCTCTCCGTTCCAAAGCCCCTTGCAGAGAGAGTCATAGATCCGCATTCTGGGCAGACTTTCGGGATCGCGCTCCTGTGACCGCAGTAATGGCACTTAAGCAAATTATCGTTTCTGTGAAAAGTCATGGATACCGAGCAGTGAGGACAGGTGATAGTCTTTCCACATGTGTAGCAAACGACGTAATTCGAATAACCTTTCCTATGCACAAAAACGAATACTTGTTTTCCTTCCGAGACAGTCCGCTTTATCTCTTCAAGTGCTTGTTTGCTTATTATGGGATTTTTCTCATCTTTCATGTCGATTACTCTAATCGTTGGGAATGAGCCGACAGGTCTTTCGGTAAGAGATAATAAGGAAATCCTGCCTGATTCGGTAAGATGGTAGTGATCAACTCTTGGAGTCGCAGATCCTAGAATCACAGGTATGTTCCCAAGTTCTGCTTTGCGTATTGCAGCCTGAACCCCGTCGTAGAAAGGCACACTCTGCTGATAGAAACTCGAGTCATGCTCCTCGTCTACGATTATTAGACCTGTATTCTTCATTGGTACCCAGAGCGAGCTCCGCGTACCAACCAGGATGTCTACATTCCCTTCAACTGAATCGAGCCAGATCATCTGGCGCTGTACTCGGGTCATGTAACTGTGGTACTGTCTAACATCTCTTCCCGGAAAGGCTCCCCTGATCCTTGCGAGGAGTTGCGGAGTCAACGACACTTCGGGGACAAGATACAGTATCTGCCGGCCTCTATTTAGCCAGTATTCCATAACCTTGAAGTAAACCTCTGTCTTTCCGGTGCCTGTCAACCCGTGGAGAAGAAAGGACTTTGAGTCGCTTTCCATTATCTCTCTGTATACCTCTTTCTGGCTGACACTTAGCTCATCGACGGCGGGAATTACCCAGTGGGAGTCGTCTTCCTCAATTTCCTCTACCAAAAGAATTCCTTTTGAGATCAACGTATCAATCGGACTTCGACTTCTGAGCTTGAGTTTCTTTTCCAGCTCGGTTATCTCTTCCGATTCGACTGAAAGCAGATAATCAACTACGATCTGCCATAGCGGGGTGAGCTCTTCTTCTATAATCCCTGTCTTCTTTGCTAGCGACACTCTCCGTGTCTTTCGTTTCTTCGGAGTCTTTCGGTCAAAGCTATGCATGATCTTCACTTTTCTGGAGGCGAGAAGTTTTTTGAGATAGTCTTCGCCAAACTCCTTGATGAATTTATCCTTTTGAGTAGGTGGAAATCCAAGCTCGTCTGAAAAGGCAACAACGTAATCATCGATTGAAAGCAGCTTGCCCGGCGGAAAGAACAAATCAAATACTTTGCCTGGGGGTGCCAGATACTCTCTCATTACAAACTTTGCGAGTTCGAGATCCACTTGTGAAAGAAAGGAACGATCATCGACTTTCTTGTTCACACTCTTGATCTTGAAGGGTCCTCTTTTTTCTTCCAATGATACTACATAACCAATGGTATTTCGCCCGGCGAAATTCACTTCGACCCTCTCACCCGGTTCAACAGGGGCGTCGATTTTGTATGTGTACGTATCATGCAGAGGAGAATTGGAAATCGCGATCTGAATAAGCATTGGCTATCGCTCCTGTCTGTGGTAAACAATTTGTGATAATAGATCAGAGCCTCCTGCTCTGCTTTCGGGATACTTGTAGAGACTTGAGTAAAATCTTACGGCTGTGAAATCCCTCTTCAGCTGTGCCTCAAGCAAGTCAACATCTATCTTCATTTCATCTTTGAGAGATTTGTCTACTACTTTTCTCCATAAAGAAGCCGTGGTTATGATTGGGATATTCGTTGAGCGCTTGATGTTCGAAAGATGAGTTCTTCCCTTTTCATTGAAGCCCAGTATCCGAATGTATTGAGGGCCGAGTTCGTTGCTTCTTCTTATTAGGTCGTCTGTGAATCTAAAGATGGGATAGTACATAAGCCGTCTGATTCTAGATAAGGTGAACCGCTTCGATTTGACGCAGTGCAGAAACCCTTCAAGACTACCTTCTATGGAACATTCTTGAAATCTCGCGTCTAGACCTTCGACGAACCCATAATATCGGCAATAGTCCTCTCTTGATAAGAGCCTGAAAAAGGAAATGAAGAAGGATTCAACATCCTCCTTGAAGACGGGACCTCTTCCGCACCTGATTTCCCGAAGGATTATATCAAGGGATTCCTTTGGCATTGTTTGAGAAGCGCTCTCGATATTGCCATTTTGAATCAGCCTTCTGATTGCCGTTGCGGAAGAAAATTCTCCACGATGCTCTTCATCAGTATAAGAAGCTCCGACTCTCCTTATTGAGTGGGGAATCATCTTGCTCTTTATCTCTTGAATCGCTCTCAAGTATTCCACACCCAGGATGTTGTTGGATGAACCTATCTCTTCAATTCGGTGTGAAAGAGCCGCATTTTCAGTATGTATAAAGTCTCTCAGAGCATACTTTCTGGCATTAGGAAATGAATGACCTGTCTTAAGATGTTTCTTCAAAAGATCCTGATAGTGTTCGGGTTCTTTGATCAAAACTTTGGACACGGCCTTCATCAGGTCGATATCGTCTGTCTCGCTTCCGAAAACGACATCTGTTGCTCCCACATGGTCAAGTGTCCATATTGATCCCGTTGCGAACCCTCCGGCGTCCTGCAAGGAATACACTACCGGCAATTCGAGAACCAGGTCGACACCTTGCTCCAGAGCTGCTTCTGCTCTTGCAAACTTCTCGACAATTGCAGGCTCTCCTCGCTGAACAAAATTGCCGCTCATAACCGCAACGGTGACATCCGGCTTCACAATCTCTTTCGAATGTGAAAGATGATAAAGATGACCATTATGAAAGGGATTGTATTCAACAACGAGACCAAGCACCTTCATTTACGGACCTCCAATTTGAAGAACATATCGCGTTGCTATTCCTATTATCGATAACACAACCCGTTACTATGGAGCCATTATCACAAGCTCAAGCCAGATATCTTCGGTGGAAAAGGGCGTCTTTGGATCAGATCATAATCAATTTAGAGGTGAAAAGGTAGAGGTCCGAAGATCAAGATTAAACGTAACGCCAGGTCAGGCTGAACTTGATCAAACATCTAGCCCCTGCTTTTTTCCTCTCGAGTGTATATTCACTACCTATTCTGCTATTGATTCAGTCATGACAAAAAGCCTGTCAACCGCCCTTTGAAAGAGCCGCTGCACGCTGTATTTAACCTCCTTCGATAAGAGTCGCTCAACGCTTGAGAGAACAAGCTGTTCGCTGAAGACCACGCTGCCCGTCACAGGTCGCCGTTCTCTGAGAAGACCGGTTAGAAATATCCCATCGGCGATGAAGTGATTGACGCCCCTCTCGAGAGCTCATCATTACCCGCATCATCTCTTTGATGCCAAATCATTTTGCTTCTTAGTTCCAGAATCAGTCATCACTATCAAATAGACCTGACTATGCGAATATCTACACTCTTGTTCTTTAGCCCCCCGCTTGAGCACCTTATCATTCAACACATCATCTTCTTTGGAGTTCGATCATCTCGCTTCTTACTTCCAGAATTGTCATCATTAGCAAATGAACCTGGCTATATGCTCTTGATCTACAATCCCAATTTGAGCGGGGCGGGTGTTTGCGGCCTGAAGATCCGCTTATCAAAATACGCTGCACGCTGAGTGTTGTGAAAAGCCAAGAAGCAAAAACAGAGACTGGCGGGGTCCTGACGTCTGTCCCGTTTTTTGCTATCTATCTTCAAAGGCCAACACCCTCCGCCACTGCGTGGCCCTCCTCCCTCAAGGGAGGACTTAAGATCAGGATCATCAAGAGCCAAACGCAGCGTAATGCATCATAATCAAATCTACTCAAGAGAGAGCGCACAGCGTACCTTGCTGAGGGAGAAGGAGTATCATATTATTCCTCACTAACTCCCTAACTAAAGATAATAATGAGTCTCTCGAAAGAGGACTCAAAAGCAAGGTCGTTCTGAGAACCTCACATGCCGTCATGCTTAAGAGATCCGTCCTTGGTCCTTCGTCAAGACCATGAAACCGTCCTTCGAAGAACGGTTCTTCGTTCCGACGCCACGCGTCCAGGTTCTTCGTAAAACTGAGGTCAGAGGACAGAGATGAGAGGTTGGAAGAGCGATAAGATCTTGACTCTCTAACCTCTAACCTCACCCCACTCCCACGATCTCTCCATACAACGGTCCCGCGGATACTCTATCTACTTTGATCTTAACAGATTTGCCGATCAGTTCGGGTTGTGCTTCGTAGATGACGATTTTGTTGTTCATTGTTCTTCCGTAGATCTTGCCGTTTCCTTTGATCTTGCCTTCGCCGATTACATCTATAACTTTGTCAAGATACTTCTCGTTTTCTTCCCTGTTGATGTGTTTTTGCAAAGCGAGAAGATCATTGAGCCTTCTAGTCTTCACTTCTTGTGGAACATCATCAGCCATCTTTCTTGCAGATATCGTGCCTTCTCTGGGTGAATACATTGCCAGGTTGATTCGTTCAAATCTGATTTCCTTCACAAGCGAAACCGTTTCTACGTACTCCTCTTCTGTCTCCCCGGGAAAGCCGATAATAATATCACTGCTCAAGGTTGCATCAGGAATTCTTGTTTTGACACGTTCGATGAGATCTAGATAGTACTCTCTCGAATAGCCCCTGTTCATTGCTTTCAAGATTCGATCGCTTCCCGACTGAACGGGCAAGTGGATGGAGCGAGATATCTTTTCGGATGAAGCAATTACTTCAATCAACTCGTCGCTGAAGTCTCTTGGGTATGAAGTGAGAAACCAGATTCTTTCAATTCCATCTATCTTCGTCGTCTCTCTTATAAGCTCTGCAAGTGAAGACCCATCCTTCAAGTCCTTTCCGTATGAATCGACATTTTGTCCAAGGTAGGTTATTTCTTTATAACCTTCAGCTACAAGTTTTCTTGCCTCGGATAGGATGTCTTCCATTTCCCTGCTCTTCTCTCTTCCTCTTGTATATGGCACAATACAGTAAGAACAGAATTTGTCGCAGCCAAATATTATGGTAATCCAGGCGTGATGCGAGCTAGTCCTAATTCTAGGAGTATCCGAATCGAGTTCATCGATGAAGTCGCCCATCTCTATGAATCTCTCGCCCGACTCCGCTCTTCTGAGCAATTCATCTACTTTCGTAATCGAGCGTGTCCCAAACACGAAGTCAACCTCTTTGTGAGTAAGCAGTTCGGTGGCATTCTTCTCGGCTACACATCCGCAGACACCTACCAGAAGTCTCCTATTCTTCTTCTTAAGCGCCTTCAGTTGGCCTAGTTTGCCGTACAGCTTGTTCTCAGATTTGCCTCTTACGGCGCATGTGTTTACGATGATTGCGTCTGCTTCTTCCTCATTGCCTGCAATCTTGTGACCGGCGTCAGAGAGAATACCCATCATAGCTTCTGTATCGTTCATATTCATCTGGCAACCGAATGTCCTGAATGCTACTTTCAAGTGATCACTCCTAATCCGATATCATTGATCAGCTAAATTGTACCGCATTAAGTTAGGACGAGAAACCCCGGTATGTTACCATTCTAATGTGTCTCTTTGTACGAAAGTGCAAGCGAAAAGTCTCTGGATAGAGACTATCGGCTAAGAGCAGCATCTGAATTCAGGCAACGCTACTGGAGGTGCGAAGTGTTTTCGGAAGCTTTTAGGATAGCAAGTCAGTTCACAAGACCGGTCATAGTTCTGACGAGAAGCGGTACGGGCAAGGTGTCCGCAACTTGCGGGACCTTCATGATACTTAATCGAGAAGGCTGGATAATAACAGTTGCTCACCTGTGGCAATCGTATTTCTTATACAAACAGCAGCAGACGAAAAAGGAAAACGATCCGGAGAAGAAGATTGAAAATCATTCGTTTTGGTGGGGTGGAGATGGAAAGAGCCTGAAGGATATAAAGCCATTCCCAGAGTCCGATCTAGTTGTTGGTAGACTTGACCCGTTCGACCCCTCTGAGATCATGGAGTATCCCGTTTTCGTGACACCTGAGGAAA
The Mesotoga sp. Brook.08.105.5.1 DNA segment above includes these coding regions:
- a CDS encoding ABC transporter permease gives rise to the protein MPAKRKSEFRKIMKKYWTNGTAVLGTCLLIFFIIIAIFAPQIAGVNEMGDNYQIPRVSWSSKPIAPSAEHPFGVIGGRDVFYGVVWGTRTAFRLGLIITGFASLIGVIVGSIAAYFGGWVDEILMRITDIFLSIPFLVAAMVMTTILGKGLDKVIIALIIFGWMSTARLIRGNILQAREEQYVLAAKALGQKDWKIIIKHILPNTIFPVVVQMSMRIGSYVITAAGLSFLGVGAEPGYADWGTILSYSRNWMTMLDQSWFAIVFPGTAMVLFVLAWNLVGDALRDIFDPRMRS
- a CDS encoding ABC transporter permease, whose amino-acid sequence is MTAFIIRRLLLMPLILIGVTLLIFSMIWALGPDRLLASYIKSPEALKTPDAAERLIRKYGLDEPMPVQYIKWLGNILQGDFGYSMVGKKGVLPAMLERFPHTLELTIYAIIPVILVAIWLGVISAVHQNKFIDQFIRVVALIGWSLPDFVFGLLLLMLFYSVLGWFPPGMASTQFDLVMRGADWKTITSMTTFDALLNGRFDIFVDALRHIFLPVLTLAYLWWAYLLRITRSSMLEVLRKDYIRTARAKGVSEKVVIKKHARKNALIPVITVSGASIIGLLGGTVFVETIFSRVGMGRFLADAASLLDYWSIIGGALFFSFIMVVGNLVVDISYALVDPRIRLE
- a CDS encoding purine-nucleoside phosphorylase; this encodes MSISVLQEELREYVENVKRAARFIEKEVELKPKVAVILGSGLGDVSNSLENAVSIPYDEIPGFPLSTAPGHKGELTFGNALHHNVMLMNGRFHFYEGYSMKTVTFPIRIMQELGVEVLLITNASGGLNPDFEVGRVMLIKDIINFMGDNPLIGQNVDEWGPRFPDMSDAIDKDLLDKALISAKELGIGVYEGVYVGVAGPNFETPAELRMLRRFGADSVGMSTVPEVIVARHAGIRVLGLSAISDRAVPDDLKPLTAEEVLEMAKRAGSDLSKLILKTLEKI
- a CDS encoding ABC transporter substrate-binding protein is translated as MKKILLVTLTMLFLAFTAFASDPETFVTLTISEPETLDPLQSYDTASGEAIQNLYDNLIQYDGQSMSEFLPMISTEVPSVENGLLSADGRVYTFPIREGVKFHTGNTLTPEDVEYSFERYILGDPSGGPHWMIIEAFTGANFASIEDLFEDYAGMPYSEAVDVDRNPTSEEAKAKLISFYEEVVDPLVEVVDNTVVFTLESAFAPFMNIISHFGSWSAIVDSKTVKELGGWDGNADGWWKWHDLEVEECVLHNFDAGSGPFKLVEWDRAQQKVILERFDDYWAGPAKLKTVVIWGVDEFSTRKAIFEAGDADIVYFPAQYLDQARALEAQGKAIVTLGYPQATITSLHFNWLVVEGSEYVGSGKLDGKGIPRDFFSDIHVRRAFTHAFDAVTFIEEVAMGQGRLVPTDLPEGFLGFDETLPLTEFNLAKAAAEFKLAWGGEVWEKGFTMQLMYNTGNEARQTACEMLAYFVNSLNPKFKITTLGVQWPTYLSTYQNGLLPAFVIGWQADYPDPHNFIATYYASNGVYGKPQGELYQEWARENVDELISAAIKSTDLKEREELYKEIQRRVIDAVVGLPIYQPTGINVRAPWVEGWYPMPVRSNYYYYHLSKSN
- a CDS encoding ABC transporter ATP-binding protein; the protein is MVKKKALLQVEDLRTYFHTEDGIVKAVDGVTFEVFPGETLGIVGESGCGKSVTSLSIMRLLDEKGEIAGGKIIFDDQDVMAIPESKMMKIRGNDMAMIFQEPMTALNPVFTIGFQIMEAILLHQDVDEKKARKMAIDMLKKVGIPEPEKRIDEYPHELSGGMRQRAMIAMSLSCNPKLLFADEPTTALDVTIQAQILELMKSLQDQYGMALVMITHDLGVIAEMAQRVVVMYAGKVVEYADVHTLFKNPRHPYTWGLMNAIPKLDEDKEVLYNIPGVVPDPLDFPDGCRFNTRCPLATDKCRKEEPPLVEIENEHTAACWHIDKLIETIKVSRAGETA